One Yimella lutea DNA window includes the following coding sequences:
- a CDS encoding hemerythrin domain-containing protein has protein sequence MCTYCGCESITIIGRFMDEHVAIINANGELRRAVEAADRHGIERSADLLAGLLFPHTEAEEAGVFTVLARDEDFTEHIEHLCAEHDSLDAQLKRIRAGAHDEMHAFEIALREHINREENGLFPAAAIAFAGPEWDEVDALTPPAAV, from the coding sequence ATGTGTACGTATTGCGGGTGTGAGTCGATCACGATCATCGGCCGGTTCATGGATGAACATGTGGCCATCATCAACGCGAACGGCGAGTTGCGCCGGGCCGTCGAAGCCGCCGACCGCCACGGCATCGAGCGCTCGGCCGACCTGCTCGCCGGACTGCTGTTCCCGCACACCGAAGCCGAGGAGGCCGGCGTCTTCACCGTGCTGGCCCGCGACGAGGACTTCACCGAGCACATCGAGCACCTGTGTGCCGAACACGACAGCCTGGACGCGCAACTCAAGCGCATCCGCGCCGGCGCCCACGACGAGATGCACGCGTTCGAGATCGCTCTGCGAGAACACATCAATCGGGAGGAGAACGGTCTCTTCCCGGCCGCGGCGATCGCGTTCGCCGGCCCGGAGTGGGACGAGGTCGACGCGCTGACGCCGCCGGCCGCGGTGTGA
- a CDS encoding acyl-CoA dehydrogenase family protein, with protein MPVERLLPTDEATDLLDLTRELADGEVLPRASGDEATATPPRDVFRVLGRAGLLSLPYPEEFGGADQPYEVYLQVVEEIAQRWMAVAVGVSVHCLTAYPVAEFGTREQQEALLPGMLGGEQLGAYGLSEREFGSDIAHMRTRAVQEGEDWRIKGTKAWISHAAHADYYTTFARTDDTAGKGLSCFVVPADADGLSFGAPEKKMGLHGDPVAEVVYDDVPVGADALIGERGQGMAIALSALDAGRLGIAAAATGLAQSALDHSVAYAKERQQFGRAIADNQGLAFMLADMDAAVGAARATYLHAARLKDAGRPFGKAAAVAKLVATDAAMKVTTDAVQVLGGAGYTQDFPVERFFREAKVTQIFEGTNQIQRLVISRHLLASL; from the coding sequence ATGCCCGTTGAACGCCTGCTGCCGACCGATGAGGCGACAGATCTGCTCGACCTCACCCGCGAACTCGCCGATGGGGAGGTCCTGCCACGTGCATCAGGGGACGAGGCGACGGCCACCCCGCCGCGGGACGTGTTCCGTGTGCTCGGCCGCGCCGGGCTGTTGTCGTTGCCCTACCCGGAGGAGTTCGGCGGCGCCGACCAGCCGTACGAGGTCTACCTGCAGGTGGTCGAGGAGATCGCACAGCGTTGGATGGCGGTGGCTGTCGGCGTCAGCGTGCACTGCCTCACCGCGTACCCGGTGGCCGAGTTCGGCACTCGCGAACAACAGGAGGCCCTCCTGCCGGGGATGCTCGGCGGGGAACAACTTGGCGCCTACGGCCTGTCGGAGCGGGAGTTCGGCTCCGACATCGCGCACATGCGCACACGTGCCGTCCAGGAGGGTGAGGACTGGCGGATCAAGGGAACCAAGGCGTGGATCTCCCATGCTGCTCACGCCGACTACTACACGACGTTCGCACGCACGGACGACACCGCGGGCAAGGGTCTGTCCTGCTTCGTCGTGCCCGCCGATGCCGACGGACTGAGCTTCGGTGCACCGGAGAAGAAGATGGGTCTGCACGGTGACCCGGTGGCGGAGGTCGTCTACGACGACGTGCCGGTCGGTGCTGACGCGCTGATCGGTGAGCGTGGTCAGGGGATGGCAATCGCGCTCAGCGCACTGGATGCCGGTCGTCTCGGAATCGCCGCGGCAGCAACGGGATTGGCACAGTCGGCGCTCGACCACTCCGTGGCGTACGCGAAGGAGCGTCAGCAGTTCGGCCGCGCGATCGCCGACAACCAGGGGTTGGCGTTCATGCTGGCCGACATGGACGCCGCGGTCGGTGCGGCCCGCGCGACCTACCTGCACGCCGCGCGCCTGAAGGACGCCGGCCGCCCGTTCGGCAAGGCGGCCGCGGTGGCGAAGCTGGTCGCCACGGACGCCGCCATGAAGGTGACGACCGACGCCGTCCAGGTGCTCGGCGGCGCCGGCTACACCCAGGACTTCCCGGTTGAGCGGTTCTTCCGTGAGGCCAAGGTGACCCAGATCTTCGAGGGCACCAACCAGATCCAGCGCCTGGTGATCTCGCGTCACCTGCTCGCTTCCCTGTGA
- a CDS encoding SDR family NAD(P)-dependent oxidoreductase, which yields MKITDTTVALITGGGSGLGEATARRLNAEGAAVVLADLASSKAQSLADELGDRVRFVAADVRDEAQVQTAVDAARELGDLRIVVNCAGVATPGRIVGKRGAHDLEQFRTVVEINLIGTFNVLRLAAAAMTENEPVEGDRGVVVMTASVAAFDGQVGQAAYASSKGGVVGLTLTAARDLADRGIRVMTIAPGTFETPMMAGLPNDVKSVLEAQVPHPSRLGRPEEYAQLVDSIVANPMLNGEVIRLDGALRMPPR from the coding sequence ATGAAGATCACCGACACGACCGTTGCCTTGATCACCGGTGGTGGCTCCGGCCTCGGCGAAGCGACCGCGCGCCGTCTGAACGCCGAGGGCGCCGCTGTGGTCCTGGCCGACCTGGCGTCGTCAAAGGCGCAGAGCCTGGCCGACGAGTTGGGCGACCGTGTCCGTTTCGTCGCGGCCGATGTGCGTGACGAGGCCCAGGTGCAAACCGCGGTTGACGCAGCCAGGGAACTCGGTGATTTGCGCATCGTGGTCAACTGCGCCGGCGTCGCGACCCCGGGGCGCATCGTGGGCAAGCGCGGCGCGCACGATCTGGAGCAGTTCCGTACCGTTGTCGAGATCAACCTGATCGGCACGTTCAACGTGCTCCGGCTGGCTGCGGCGGCGATGACCGAGAACGAGCCGGTCGAGGGTGACCGTGGAGTGGTTGTCATGACCGCGTCTGTCGCTGCATTCGACGGTCAGGTCGGACAGGCTGCGTACGCCAGCTCCAAGGGCGGCGTCGTCGGTCTCACGCTGACGGCAGCACGAGACCTGGCGGACAGGGGAATCCGAGTCATGACGATCGCCCCGGGCACCTTCGAGACCCCGATGATGGCCGGCCTCCCGAACGACGTGAAGAGCGTCCTCGAGGCTCAGGTGCCACACCCCTCGCGGCTCGGCCGCCCGGAGGAGTACGCGCAGCTCGTCGACTCCATCGTCGCCAACCCGATGCTCAACGGCGAGGTCATCCGCCTCGACGGCGCACTCCGCATGCCCCCCCGCTGA
- a CDS encoding HTTM domain-containing protein has product MNWAFPQVPTERIIWMRRLVYLVVLLDIFWLTAFPIGHGNIPADLYQPLPIRDLLHLPQPNAVYVRVLQIVIAVGAVLGLLGIKPKIAGWVVAFGMLDWLSNAYSYAKINHDHLALLVALFVLPLAAGRITDARDALQRNGWTVRMIQISVAATYFLAAVAKVKEAGWGWASSAVLVWAITRRGSFIAEPLTSVPQVTYVFQWISLIAEFLAPLMLVLRGRPLYAYVGFWFVFHASTFALLSIHFIPTVVCLFAFLPLERLRLGRRSAPVAAATG; this is encoded by the coding sequence GTGAACTGGGCCTTCCCGCAGGTGCCCACCGAGCGCATCATCTGGATGCGGCGGCTGGTGTATCTCGTGGTGCTGCTCGACATCTTCTGGCTGACGGCGTTCCCGATCGGCCACGGGAACATCCCCGCCGACCTCTACCAGCCGCTGCCCATCCGCGATCTGTTGCACCTGCCGCAACCGAACGCGGTGTATGTCCGCGTACTGCAGATCGTGATCGCGGTCGGGGCCGTCCTCGGCCTGCTCGGGATCAAACCCAAGATCGCCGGATGGGTCGTCGCCTTCGGGATGCTCGACTGGCTCAGCAATGCCTACTCCTACGCCAAGATCAACCACGACCACCTCGCGTTGCTGGTCGCCCTGTTCGTGCTCCCGCTCGCCGCCGGGCGGATCACCGACGCGCGAGATGCGTTGCAGCGCAACGGGTGGACGGTCCGGATGATCCAGATCTCGGTCGCAGCGACCTATTTCCTCGCGGCCGTCGCGAAAGTGAAGGAAGCAGGCTGGGGTTGGGCGAGTTCGGCGGTACTCGTCTGGGCGATCACCCGGCGCGGGTCATTCATCGCCGAGCCGCTCACCAGCGTCCCCCAGGTCACCTATGTCTTCCAGTGGATCTCGCTGATCGCCGAGTTCCTCGCGCCGCTGATGCTCGTGCTGCGCGGTCGTCCGCTGTACGCGTACGTCGGATTCTGGTTCGTCTTCCACGCCAGCACGTTCGCGCTGCTGAGCATCCACTTCATCCCGACGGTGGTCTGCCTGTTCGCCTTCCTGCCCTTGGAACGGCTGCGCCTCGGGCGTCGTTCGGCGCCGGTGGCTGCTGCTACCGGCTGA
- a CDS encoding multicopper oxidase domain-containing protein: MRDRPSVVWLILAFVVAVNHRFIPESRWLMVHLVMLGAVTHSAMVWSTHFTQALLKSPESIDPRKHQTLRLAMLFAGVSSITIGVPTLWWWLVVAGACLVVGAVCWHAVQLGRRLRAALPGRFRITIRYYLLAAACVPVGATLGVLLARGPEEQTHAELLVAHSMTMVLGWLGFTVLGTLVTLGPTILRTRIDEKAEAYSIRALPFFAIFLATTVTGALLDNRPTLLAGLFGYVLCVVAWAVPLVRAFRGAKQRREFAAWSTGAGVLWLVAAAVTLLVRVARDPLVEISASYGRVASMVVVGFALQLVTGALSYLIPSVVGGGPRVLAAGRSVFEKWSTARLVLINGGLLLCVLPVPSAVRVVLSVVVLLALAAFIPLMFRAIRSMVRTRIALATGAPTEPPAALSGSRIVQALSAALALAVAVVAGIALNPVILGGTPDQALSPSSVVATGRTTTVQVTAHDMHFMPKAVQVPAGDRLVVVLTNRDTKNSHDLTFTNGKATDRLRPGQSQTLDVGVVGASTQGWCSVLGHRRMGMVFDVVVTGKPAVQANSPVPANAEQPLRPDDRAPRSVVDASLPPAPSTKVHRLRLPIVEQEMEVAPGIKQKRWTFGGTVPGPTLRGRIGDTFEITLVNQGSMGHSIDFHAGSLAPDRPMRTIAPGQSLVYRFTATRAGIWMYHCSTMPMSMHIAAGMHGAVIIDPPNLPTVDREYVLVQSEAYVNGDGRSKVAEVDGDAVSAEKLDLATFNGIAGQYDHRPLTAKVGERVRIWVLNAGPNRGTSFHVVGGQYDRVYFEGNDLLNGGPGGAQSLALAAAQGGFVELTLPEAGNYPFVSHVMVDAERGAHGILRVSR, from the coding sequence ATGCGCGATCGCCCGTCGGTGGTCTGGCTGATCCTCGCGTTCGTCGTTGCCGTCAACCACCGCTTCATCCCCGAATCCCGTTGGCTCATGGTGCATCTGGTGATGCTTGGCGCGGTCACCCACTCGGCGATGGTGTGGAGCACGCACTTCACGCAGGCCTTGCTGAAGTCGCCGGAGTCCATCGATCCGCGCAAGCACCAGACGCTGCGCCTGGCCATGCTCTTCGCGGGTGTCAGCTCGATCACGATCGGCGTCCCCACCCTCTGGTGGTGGCTGGTCGTCGCCGGGGCGTGCCTGGTCGTCGGCGCCGTCTGCTGGCACGCCGTGCAGCTCGGACGTCGGTTGCGCGCCGCGCTGCCCGGCCGCTTCCGGATCACGATCCGCTACTACCTGCTCGCCGCCGCGTGCGTCCCGGTCGGGGCGACACTCGGTGTGCTGCTGGCCCGTGGACCCGAGGAACAGACTCACGCCGAACTGCTGGTCGCGCACTCCATGACGATGGTGCTCGGCTGGCTCGGGTTCACCGTACTGGGCACGCTCGTCACCCTGGGGCCAACCATCCTGCGTACCCGGATCGATGAGAAAGCGGAGGCCTACTCGATCCGCGCTCTCCCCTTCTTCGCGATCTTCCTGGCGACCACGGTCACCGGCGCGTTGCTCGACAACCGGCCCACGCTGCTCGCCGGGCTGTTCGGCTACGTGCTCTGCGTCGTTGCCTGGGCGGTACCGCTGGTCCGCGCCTTCCGCGGCGCCAAGCAGCGGCGGGAGTTCGCCGCGTGGTCGACCGGTGCCGGGGTGCTCTGGCTCGTCGCCGCTGCCGTCACTCTGCTGGTGCGGGTGGCGCGTGACCCACTCGTCGAGATCTCCGCGTCCTACGGCCGGGTCGCCTCGATGGTGGTCGTCGGGTTCGCGCTGCAGCTGGTCACCGGTGCGCTGTCGTACCTGATCCCGAGCGTCGTCGGCGGCGGACCTCGCGTCCTGGCCGCCGGACGTTCGGTGTTCGAGAAGTGGTCGACCGCGCGGCTGGTGCTGATCAACGGTGGGTTGCTGCTGTGCGTGCTGCCGGTCCCCAGCGCCGTCCGTGTCGTGCTGTCGGTCGTCGTCCTGCTTGCCCTCGCTGCATTCATCCCGTTGATGTTCAGGGCGATTCGGTCGATGGTCCGCACCAGGATCGCGCTCGCGACCGGTGCCCCGACCGAGCCGCCGGCCGCGCTGTCCGGCTCGCGTATCGTCCAGGCGCTGTCCGCCGCACTCGCACTTGCGGTGGCCGTCGTCGCAGGCATCGCACTCAACCCGGTGATCCTCGGCGGCACGCCCGACCAAGCCCTGTCGCCGTCGTCCGTGGTTGCGACCGGCCGGACGACCACGGTGCAGGTGACCGCGCACGACATGCATTTCATGCCGAAAGCGGTGCAGGTGCCGGCAGGCGACCGCCTGGTCGTCGTGCTGACCAATCGGGACACCAAGAACTCGCACGACCTGACGTTCACGAACGGCAAGGCCACCGACCGGCTGCGTCCGGGTCAGAGCCAGACGCTGGACGTCGGTGTCGTCGGTGCGAGCACCCAGGGTTGGTGCAGCGTCCTCGGGCACCGACGGATGGGGATGGTGTTCGACGTCGTCGTCACCGGAAAGCCTGCGGTTCAGGCCAATTCACCTGTCCCGGCAAATGCGGAGCAACCGTTGCGCCCGGACGACCGGGCCCCGAGGTCCGTCGTGGACGCTTCCCTTCCTCCCGCGCCGAGCACGAAGGTGCACAGGCTGCGATTGCCGATCGTCGAACAGGAGATGGAGGTCGCACCCGGCATCAAACAGAAGCGCTGGACGTTCGGCGGCACCGTCCCCGGCCCGACGCTGCGCGGCAGGATCGGTGACACCTTCGAGATCACCTTGGTCAACCAGGGGTCGATGGGTCACTCCATCGACTTCCACGCGGGCTCGCTGGCACCGGACCGGCCCATGCGGACGATCGCGCCTGGTCAGTCGCTGGTGTACCGGTTCACCGCGACGCGCGCCGGCATCTGGATGTATCACTGCTCGACCATGCCCATGTCGATGCACATCGCAGCCGGCATGCACGGTGCGGTGATCATCGACCCGCCGAACCTGCCGACGGTCGATCGGGAGTACGTGCTCGTGCAATCGGAGGCGTACGTGAATGGCGACGGCCGATCGAAGGTCGCCGAGGTCGACGGTGATGCGGTCTCCGCCGAGAAGCTGGATCTGGCGACCTTCAACGGAATTGCCGGCCAGTACGACCACCGGCCGTTGACCGCGAAGGTGGGCGAACGGGTCCGGATCTGGGTGCTGAATGCGGGTCCGAACCGGGGCACGTCCTTCCATGTGGTCGGCGGCCAGTACGACCGGGTGTACTTCGAGGGCAACGACCTGCTGAACGGCGGGCCGGGCGGTGCGCAGTCGCTCGCGCTGGCGGCGGCGCAGGGAGGGTTCGTCGAACTCACGCTGCCGGAGGCCGGCAACTACCCATTCGTGTCACACGTGATGGTGGACGCCGAACGCGGTGCTCACGGCATCCTGCGGGTCAGCCGGTAG
- a CDS encoding DUF6421 family protein, which yields MRVFPKVLIDQAHSSAWSLDRSVAATMNPANPADASLSIAVSALEARGFEVAGLTSRFTPDALSDADVLVIDHPAEARAERVMGDLPPVLEPDEIDAVVQYVEAGGGLIVFAECEQDTYGNNLNELLARFGLRVESTLVHESADGGRRHHRNATWVLGEIPSGHGQGVLAGVDELCFYRAGVIDISDCPQAQVLASSSATAHPAGRPLAVATPFGAGRVVALADSDLVGDDSIEELDHSRFWTNIATWASAGRRAAPREVNGSQTANLPEWKRLKAAVLELREMQSKDGSIDGTAHSHERARELVEKIVTEINSLATLFRHEHEYLAALPADFRRWVDGGFGVPDFLDSLVLFRPDQHRLDGIEHLVLFPMYTQNGNPNRVFEALLVTVPWPEWLADVEREYVNSAFVPVNFLDFTPGYDTNCAVLFPETVAVREVPKFHWGAIFCDREGARFRRVVEAASDLLHLQLPPDGERLLASQELAQSTFAMWDLIHDRTHSHGDLPFDPFMIKQRMPFWMYALEELRCDLATFREAVKLEAEGQPYAKSVQLAILFDRLFRFPITGDRVRNYDGLGGQLMFAYLHKHDALRWTDNKLSFDWRRVPDVVVALCEEVETLYRSGIDRSRVGHWLASYEFVTRYVAPHPASAWAKGAQELPLDGPVKALVDLVQPDEFPLNVFYEALRKKLSGVIESTRGITAATDASSTPVVA from the coding sequence ATGCGTGTTTTCCCAAAGGTCCTGATCGACCAGGCCCATAGCAGTGCGTGGTCGCTCGACCGCTCCGTCGCGGCGACGATGAACCCCGCCAATCCGGCCGACGCCAGCCTGTCGATCGCGGTGAGCGCGTTGGAGGCACGCGGCTTCGAGGTCGCCGGACTCACCTCCAGGTTCACCCCGGACGCCTTGTCGGACGCCGACGTGTTGGTCATCGACCATCCGGCCGAGGCGCGTGCAGAGCGCGTGATGGGCGACCTCCCACCGGTGCTCGAACCGGATGAGATCGATGCCGTCGTCCAGTACGTGGAGGCGGGTGGCGGACTCATCGTGTTCGCCGAGTGTGAACAGGACACCTACGGCAACAACCTCAACGAGCTCCTCGCCCGATTCGGACTTCGCGTCGAAAGCACGCTGGTTCACGAGTCGGCCGACGGCGGACGCCGCCACCACCGCAATGCCACCTGGGTGTTGGGTGAGATTCCGAGCGGCCACGGCCAGGGAGTCCTCGCCGGTGTCGACGAGCTCTGCTTCTACCGTGCCGGCGTCATCGACATCAGTGACTGCCCCCAGGCGCAGGTGCTCGCCTCGTCGAGCGCGACCGCGCACCCCGCCGGTCGTCCGCTCGCAGTGGCAACGCCGTTCGGTGCCGGACGCGTCGTCGCCCTCGCAGACTCCGACCTCGTCGGTGACGACTCCATCGAAGAACTGGACCACTCCCGCTTCTGGACGAACATCGCCACCTGGGCGTCCGCCGGACGACGGGCGGCCCCGCGGGAAGTGAACGGGTCGCAGACCGCGAACCTGCCCGAATGGAAGCGCCTGAAAGCTGCCGTGCTCGAACTGCGTGAGATGCAGAGCAAGGACGGTTCGATCGACGGCACGGCACACTCGCATGAGCGAGCCCGCGAACTGGTCGAGAAGATCGTCACCGAGATCAACTCTCTCGCAACGCTGTTCCGGCACGAGCACGAGTACCTTGCGGCACTTCCGGCCGACTTCCGCAGGTGGGTCGACGGCGGGTTCGGAGTACCGGACTTCCTGGATTCGCTCGTACTGTTCCGCCCGGATCAGCACCGCCTCGACGGCATCGAGCACCTCGTGCTGTTCCCGATGTACACGCAGAACGGCAACCCGAACCGGGTCTTCGAGGCGCTCCTGGTGACCGTCCCGTGGCCGGAGTGGCTGGCCGATGTGGAGCGCGAGTACGTGAACTCGGCGTTCGTACCGGTGAACTTCCTCGACTTCACCCCCGGATACGACACCAACTGCGCGGTCCTCTTCCCCGAGACGGTCGCGGTCCGCGAGGTACCGAAGTTCCACTGGGGCGCGATCTTCTGCGACCGCGAGGGTGCCCGCTTCCGCCGCGTCGTCGAAGCGGCGTCCGACCTGCTGCACCTGCAGTTGCCACCGGACGGCGAGCGCCTGCTCGCCTCCCAGGAACTCGCGCAGTCGACGTTCGCGATGTGGGACCTCATCCACGACCGCACGCACAGCCACGGTGATCTTCCGTTCGATCCGTTCATGATCAAGCAGCGGATGCCGTTCTGGATGTACGCGCTTGAGGAACTGCGCTGCGACCTGGCGACCTTCCGTGAGGCCGTCAAGCTCGAGGCCGAGGGGCAGCCGTACGCCAAGTCGGTGCAGTTGGCCATCCTGTTCGACCGGCTGTTCCGCTTCCCGATCACCGGCGACAGGGTGCGCAACTACGACGGCCTCGGCGGACAGCTGATGTTCGCCTACCTGCACAAGCACGACGCCCTGCGCTGGACCGACAACAAGCTCTCCTTCGACTGGCGTCGTGTCCCCGACGTCGTCGTCGCGCTCTGTGAGGAGGTGGAGACGTTGTACCGCAGCGGGATCGATCGTTCCCGCGTGGGCCATTGGCTCGCGTCGTACGAGTTCGTGACCCGATACGTGGCGCCGCACCCGGCGTCCGCCTGGGCGAAGGGAGCCCAGGAACTTCCGCTTGACGGTCCGGTGAAGGCCTTGGTCGACCTGGTGCAGCCCGACGAGTTCCCGCTCAACGTGTTCTACGAGGCGCTGCGCAAGAAGCTGTCGGGTGTCATCGAGTCGACCCGCGGCATCACCGCGGCAACCGATGCCTCGAGCACACCGGTCGTCGCATGA
- a CDS encoding polysaccharide deacetylase family protein → MSRRRALLMSGGVAAASLSTGASAAFAIDEHERTNREPSYRLSPPSPRTGEFRADVVWRSSNPGIALTFDDGPDPRYTPAILDNLAEKSCRATFFVLVDHVNKHPELTRRIAREGHELAVHGADHRDMAQLTPDELAGSMQRTKQAITELTGYTPVLMRPPYGRFDAPVLHAATMQRLRMVLWSDYLPGRQSAAAAERLEAELSDGAIVLCHDGRGTATQEVVLALEDFVPKCVARGLALRTVSDLLADA, encoded by the coding sequence GTGAGCCGACGGCGGGCGCTACTCATGTCCGGTGGGGTTGCTGCGGCCAGTTTGTCCACCGGCGCGAGCGCAGCCTTCGCCATCGACGAACACGAGCGCACGAACCGTGAGCCGTCGTACCGGCTGTCGCCGCCGTCGCCGCGCACCGGCGAATTCCGGGCGGACGTCGTCTGGCGCAGCTCGAACCCCGGCATCGCGCTCACCTTCGACGACGGTCCCGACCCGCGCTACACACCCGCGATTCTGGACAACCTCGCCGAGAAGAGTTGCAGAGCAACGTTTTTCGTCCTGGTCGATCACGTGAACAAACATCCGGAACTGACCCGTCGCATTGCGCGGGAAGGTCACGAGCTCGCCGTGCACGGCGCCGACCATCGCGACATGGCTCAGTTGACCCCCGATGAACTGGCCGGCTCCATGCAGCGCACCAAGCAGGCGATCACCGAACTCACCGGGTACACGCCGGTGCTCATGCGTCCGCCGTACGGTCGGTTCGACGCGCCGGTGCTGCACGCGGCGACGATGCAGCGGCTGCGGATGGTCCTGTGGTCCGACTACCTGCCCGGACGCCAGTCGGCAGCCGCAGCCGAACGACTCGAAGCCGAACTGTCCGACGGTGCGATCGTGCTCTGCCACGACGGACGCGGCACGGCGACCCAGGAGGTTGTTCTGGCCCTGGAGGACTTCGTACCGAAGTGTGTCGCAAGGGGATTGGCGCTGCGGACGGTCAGTGACCTGCTCGCCGATGCCTGA
- a CDS encoding threonine aldolase family protein has translation MTELDVLHDPTDRGFASDNYSGIHPEVLAAIVRANRGHQTAYGDDVYTARLQETFKGHFGDKAEAYPVFNGTGANVVALQAVTQRWESVICTATAHIHVDECAAPERMGGLKLMTVPTPDGKLTPELIDTVGVRKDDEHHAQPKVVSITQSTELGTVYTVEEIAHIAERVHANGWVLHVDGSRLSNAAASLAVTFKEMITDTGVDIVSFGGTKNGLMVGEAVLVLNPEVVTGMKYLRKQSMQLASKMRFVSTQLEALLTDELYLRNAGHANAMATRLAEAVRDIDGVILPRPVQANAVFAILPKSVSQKLMEDFHFYFWDEGVGEVRWMCSWDTTEQDIDEFAAAIRAAMS, from the coding sequence GTGACTGAACTCGATGTGCTGCACGACCCGACCGACCGCGGATTCGCCAGTGACAACTACTCCGGCATCCACCCCGAGGTGCTCGCCGCGATCGTCCGGGCGAACCGTGGACACCAGACCGCGTACGGCGACGACGTCTACACCGCCCGTCTGCAGGAGACCTTCAAAGGGCACTTCGGCGACAAGGCCGAGGCCTACCCGGTCTTCAACGGAACGGGAGCGAATGTCGTGGCGTTGCAGGCGGTCACGCAGCGGTGGGAGTCGGTGATCTGCACCGCGACAGCGCACATCCACGTCGACGAGTGCGCAGCGCCCGAGCGGATGGGCGGACTGAAGCTGATGACCGTGCCGACCCCGGACGGCAAGCTCACCCCCGAACTCATCGACACGGTCGGGGTGCGCAAGGACGACGAGCATCACGCGCAGCCGAAGGTCGTCTCGATCACCCAGTCCACCGAACTCGGCACGGTCTACACGGTCGAGGAGATCGCCCACATCGCCGAGCGCGTCCACGCGAACGGCTGGGTGCTGCATGTCGACGGTTCTCGCCTGTCGAACGCGGCAGCGAGCCTCGCGGTCACCTTCAAGGAGATGATCACCGACACCGGCGTCGACATCGTGTCGTTCGGCGGTACCAAGAACGGACTCATGGTCGGCGAAGCGGTGCTCGTGCTCAACCCCGAGGTCGTCACCGGGATGAAGTACCTGCGCAAGCAGTCGATGCAGTTGGCGTCCAAGATGCGCTTCGTCAGTACTCAACTCGAGGCGCTGCTGACCGACGAGTTGTACCTGCGCAACGCCGGCCACGCCAACGCGATGGCCACCCGGCTGGCTGAAGCGGTACGCGACATCGACGGCGTCATCCTGCCCCGCCCAGTGCAGGCGAACGCGGTCTTCGCGATCCTGCCGAAGTCGGTGTCGCAGAAGCTGATGGAAGACTTCCACTTCTACTTCTGGGACGAGGGTGTCGGGGAAGTGCGGTGGATGTGTTCCTGGGACACCACCGAGCAGGACATTGACGAGTTCGCCGCTGCCATCCGCGCAGCGATGTCCTGA
- a CDS encoding SDR family oxidoreductase, whose protein sequence is MSLPKGAVVVVTGASGALGRETSRRLIDAGATVIGAGRESGSLMKIREELGARFVPTAIDLIDEPATLAWGHELVTEYGRIDGLLHLVGGWKGGRGIVDADLTDWDFLNDNLIRTLQHASRALHDALLDSPDGRLAIISSTGVANPTAKNAAYVAAKAAAEAWTGAVADSFDGSCAAAVAVRVMALLTAQMREAKPDARFAGFTPTSDVADALLALWDEPARTLNGRILDLTT, encoded by the coding sequence ATGAGCCTGCCGAAGGGCGCGGTCGTCGTCGTGACCGGTGCGTCCGGTGCGCTGGGTCGGGAAACCAGCCGCCGGTTGATCGACGCCGGTGCCACGGTGATCGGTGCCGGCCGTGAGAGCGGCTCGCTCATGAAGATCCGCGAGGAACTCGGGGCACGTTTCGTGCCAACCGCCATCGATCTGATCGACGAACCGGCAACGCTCGCGTGGGGTCACGAGCTCGTGACCGAGTATGGCCGTATCGACGGCCTGCTGCACCTCGTGGGCGGATGGAAGGGCGGCAGAGGCATCGTCGATGCTGACCTCACGGACTGGGATTTCCTGAACGACAACCTGATTCGCACACTCCAGCACGCCTCCCGTGCCCTGCACGACGCGCTGCTCGATTCACCGGACGGACGTCTGGCGATCATCTCCTCGACCGGTGTCGCGAATCCGACGGCGAAGAACGCGGCCTACGTTGCCGCAAAGGCAGCCGCGGAGGCATGGACCGGCGCGGTGGCCGACTCGTTCGACGGTTCTTGCGCCGCGGCCGTCGCGGTTCGGGTGATGGCGTTGCTCACCGCGCAGATGCGGGAGGCGAAGCCGGACGCGAGGTTCGCGGGCTTCACGCCGACGAGTGACGTGGCCGATGCCCTGTTGGCGTTGTGGGACGAACCGGCCAGGACACTCAACGGCCGCATCCTCGACCTCACGACCTGA